In the genome of Coxiella burnetii, the window CTTTTTCCTGATTCACCGATAGCATGGTTAATGTGGCTCCTTTCACTTCCGTTCCCCGAACGATTTTATCCGTCCAAGTTTCTCCTTTTCCTTTCCCTATCCACTGATCCCCGTGCCGCTTCAATTCAAATCACCAAACACTAAATTATGGGAGCGCGCTTGGGCGCCCAATAAATTAAGCCAAGTCACTAAAGCGAGTTCAAGATCGCTTTCTTCAAATTCAATAGCGACGGAAGCTTCTTGCTTCACTCGCGATAAATCCTCAACCATAATCGCAAATAAAGCTTCAGCAGCGTTAATAAACGCCTTTTCGACAGTTTCGCCAAAGCCGATAATTCCAATATCGGCTTCGTGATCGAAATAATTAATGTCTTTTATTGGCAATACCCTTCACCCATTGTTTTGATAAATAAATGGCAGTAAGCCTTTACTCTGATCATCCTCCTCCTTTTTACCAGAGCCAAACCATGCTTTAAGACTCAAAACCGCACTATCCAGGGCGTTTTTACCGAAGTCACCCATGTAACGGCAATATTGCTTCGCAGCAAACCCGCCTAAAATTAGGCCCACCACGGCAATAATAGCATCCTTCGTATCGTAATCATCTTGGGGATCTTTAATTTCACCCGTATATAAAACAGGCGTAGAGATCGTGCGCAAAATAAATACTCCCCCTAGCACCAGATAAAGGGGCCCATACACAAGAATTTTCCCTCCCAAGCTTTGGATTGGACTTTCTTTTGTGTCCTCCTTTTGTGAAAAAGTTTCATCGTAATCATTCAATCCTTGAGTCATAAAGGTATTATAAACACTAGAAACTGACGCTACGCTGGAAAATACCGTTGTGGGGATCGGTCCGAGCCCAAATATATAGGAGCCTATTAATCCTGCCAACCCATAAAAGCTCCACCCTCGATTTAAACAATTAACAAACGTACGAATCATAAAAAAGATTCCCTTTCGACTCCCTAAATTGGTCCTTATTTTTGCCTTCTCCTCAGGAGACAGATGAAATAATTGCGTTAACACTTCAGGGGCTTTTTTTAAACGAGGAGCCGTTGTTGCTATGTAAGTAGCTATTTGGCCAACAAACATCGTCCATCCCGCTAATCGGACAGAAATCGGCAACCCATCGCCTCCGTCCATTTGATACCCTGTCCACGGAGCGAGGGAACCAACAATATACGATATCAAAAATAAGAATAAATTCGCGCCGAAAAGCGTTGGCCGGATCTCCCCCTTGCTAAATTGGGAGCGAGCATTCATTACCGTGAGCATACATTGTTCCCGCGCCTTTTTCATATTAGAACCCGCCAAAACGGTAAGACCTGCATCCGTAAACGAAAGTACCGCAATCGCTTTTCCCAAATCGTCGGAAATAAGTTCTCCCTGCCTTCTGGTTAGATGAGGATAAAGGTATCGCTGGAGTGGAGCATTTAAAGATTGATCCGAAGTGGCTTTGCTAAAAAAAGCATACCCAAATTCGGACCAGGCCATCAGCGCCCACAATAAAATGTCGATTGGGATAAATACTCGGGACTGAGCAAATGGGATTTGTGAGATAGGGGATGCTTCCTCTTGAGGCTTTGTGCCAACATGGACTAAGTTAGTTTCAACGTCATAAGTATGGTAATTTCTACCAGTTTGTTTTTCTTCTTCGTCAAGTAAATGAAACTTTTCTTCATTGGATCCGGTACCTTGCATTAAATTTATCCTCTTTTAGATTAAAAACCTTAAAGTAGTTTAATGGAAAATTTCGAGGTAACTAAGTTAAGGAGGTATTAATTGATAATTATCAGGAGAATATTATCGTTTTTATGGATAGAATTATTAAAGAAGCATTAGGCACTATAAAAACAAACAAACTAAATGAGATCTAAAGCGTTACCGCCCAGCTAAACTCAGCTTGCTTTTCCGAAACTAGTATTAAACTTCTGGATAAGGAAGAATAATGACGACAATTTTTTGGTTTAGACAGGACCTCCGTTTATCTGATAATCCAGCCTTGGTAGAGGCAGCGAAATCGGCTGATCATTTAATTCCCCTTTATATCTTAGATGATCAATTAAAAATGCTCGGTGATGCCCAACGCTGGTGGTTACACCATAGCTTATCTTCATTACAAACTGCTTTAAGTAAAAAAGGAACATCGTTAATTTTAAAAAAGGGAGACACTAAAAGAGTATTATTAGAACTTATTAAAAAGTATAAAGTGGAAAAAATTTATTGGAATAGAAGCTACGAACCTCCTTATAGGGAAATAGACACTTATTTAGAAAATCGGCTCCCTCCGCTTTCTGTTGAAATTTATCATTCAACCTTACTCACTGAACCGCAAAAAATTAAAAATAAATCAGGCGGTTATTATAAAATATTTACACCTTTCTGGAAGCATATTAACGCTTCATTACAGCCCAGAAAAACACTCGCTGCGCCTAAAAAGTTTTCTCAACATAGAGCTATTAAATCCGACAACTTAGAAACCTGGAATTTATTGCCTAAACATCCCGACTGGAGCCAGGGATTCGACCAATGGAAACCCGGTGAAAAAAACGCACAGATTGTTCTCAAAAAATTCATCAAAGAAAATCTTAAAAACTACCCCGCTCACCGTGACCGTCCTGATATTTCTTCCACGTCGCATCTTTCGCCCTATCTGCATTTCGGCGAAATCAGTATCCGACAAGTCTGGACTGCAATTACCCAAGCAACCATTCAGGATAAAAATTTACAAAAAGCAGCAGACGTTTTCTTACGGCAATTAATCTGGCGAGAGTTTGCTTATTATTTATTATGGCATTTCCCTCAAATGGGCAGATCCAATTTCAGAAACCAATTTGATAACTTTAAATGGAAAAAAAATAAAAATTGGCTGCGCGCATGGCAAAAAGGGCTGACTGGGTACCCCATCGTCGATGCAGGGATGCGTGAATTGTGGTGCACCGGCTACATGCACAATCGTGTCCGAATGATTGTCGCCTCTTTTTTAGTAAAAGATCTAATGATTGACTGGCGCGAAGGGGAAAAGTGGTTTTGGAACACATTACTGGATGCCGACCTTGCCAACAATGCACTGGGCTGGCAGTGGATCGCTGGCTGCGGGCCAGACGCCGCTCCTTATTTTCGTATTTTTAATCCTATCTTACAAAGCAAAAAATTTGATCCGGACGGGACATATATCAAAGATGGATTCCTGAATTAGCAAAAGTGCCCTCCAAATACATCCATTACCCCGCTGATATGCCGGACAACATTTCGGAGTCCTCTAAAGTTAACCTCGGAGTGGACTACCCTTTCCCTATCGTGAATCATCACAAAGCAAAGGAATTGGCTTTAAAAGCTTACAAAGACTCCACCTATCGACTTTAGGCTTCTTCATCCCACGCAGGCGAGAGTTTAGGCGCGCCTTCGGCGCGCTGCGCACGTGTGCGCTGGGTCCCCGCCTGCGCGCATAGGCGTCAACTTAAGAGAGCAAGGTAAAAATGGAATATATAAGTAGTTGAAAAAATGCCCATCGTTCCCGTGCGTAGGCCGTCTACCGATAGAAAAAGAATCGAGGGCTTTCACGGCCGAAGTCACGGGAATCCCGGCTAAAAGCCTAAGAAAAGCGCCATCGGTGTTTTTCTTAGCCCCCTAATCTGGGTCCTCCCGACTCGGCCGTGAAGGTTTTGTATGCTTCAATACTACAGCAGACGGCCTCGCGGGAGGACGACGGGTTTTAAGTTTTTAGTCTTTAGCACTTGGGGGAGCGACTCTCTTCAGCCTGTTTTCCTTTTTAATTAAACAAACCTTAAATAAGAAAATAATCTTTGAGATTTTAAAATTTCTTTAATAAACTTCTACTAAACTCTAATTAATTATTTTAATTGAATTAAGGATATCTCACGAGACAACAACCACCGACCCTTAAAGAATTATTAGAAAATCCAGAATTTCAACAAGCTGTTAAACAATTTGAAAATCTAATGAAAGATCCACACTTTCAAAAAGAATTTCAACAACACATGGAAAAGCTACTAGAAGATCCAGAGCTTCAACGAAAGTTTCAACAAAATTTAAATGAGTTAATAATAGAAGATCCACAGGCATTCCAACAGAGAATTCAAGAGAAATTCTCAACTTCTTCCATGGAGGAGAAAAAATCCGAAATCTCTTCTTTACAACACAATGCCCTGTCCCAATCTCATTCTTCTACTTTAATAAAACCGGCTTTTTTTCTATTCCTTCTCTATTACAGGCAGTTAGTTTTTACAGCCGTTGGGCTTGATGAGCAAATGATGGAAAATATGGAAATGTTTAGGAGCGCATTCGAATTACTTTTCATCAAAACGGTAGCTGAAATTGCCCAGTGGTTACCTCTACAACCTCTCGCTAGAGCAGCAACGACTACCTCCTTCTATCTTTCCAACGCAGCACAACAAAGCTACACGTACGGTGAACGCGCATGGAATTATTTTTCGGCAAAAAGAAACCCTGAGAAATATGCTGATCTTTGCAAATTCTATCTCGCTAACAGCGAGCTAAAAAATGCCCGCTGGGCTTATTTTCAAATTCCCGCTAACAATAAAGAACAACGGCTAGAGCTAGCCAAAACATTATCTCGACAATTGTTAAATCTGGATGAAGATCTTTTTAAAATACTTTTTAAAGAAAATTTTAATTATAAAAATTTAATCAGCGACTACCAAGATGGCTGGGAAAAATTAAAAGAGAGCGCATCAACTTTTAAAAGAAATAATCAATGGCAGCGTGCATTTATTAATTATCGTCTCGCCGCAAATCGAATTGAAGAAGATCATGGGACACAACCAAAAAATCCTATCACTCCAAACACTGCTACTAAAAATTATTACCGTTGTAAATTTAATTGTGCTCTTGCGTTACAACAGTTGGGTTCAACGGACAGTCAACATCGTCGTTCACTTTTAGCAAAAGCAAAAGATTCCTTTACAGAATTACAAAAGAACGCGGGAAGTGTGACAGCTACTGAAGTCCGCACAGACAGCTTATCAGCGCTTTCCAAGAAAATGGTAACAAAAATTAGAAAAGATGAAAATAAAGAATTTCAACACGGACTGACTGTTGGCTTGAATCCGTAGTAAAGCTCACCTAAAATCTCAGTTTTCTACTGAGGAAAAAGCATGTCCGTTCCCTCCATTCGTAAAACCGTATGGACACTAGCGCCGATGGCCATGGCGCTGGCGTTGGCTATGGATGTGTACGTGCCAGCGGTGCCGCATATGGCGACGCTTTTTCATGTGTCCGCCGGCCAAATGCAGCTTACTTTAAGCCTCTTTATGTTTACTTGCGGGATTGTTCAGCTCGTCATTGGGCCCCTTTCCGATCAGTATGGGCGGCGACGCGTCAGCTTTTTTTCAATAGTTATTTTTAGCATCGGTTCGATATTGTGCGCCACTGCCCATTCCGTGCCAGAATTAATCGTTTATCGGATTATTCAAGCCATCGGAGCGGTGGGAATGATGGTTTGCGGCTTTGCTATTGTGCGAGACCGCTACCATGGCGAAAAAAGCGGGAAAACTTACAGCTATTTAAATGGCATCATTGCCTTCTCTCCGATGTTTGCTCCTTTTGTGGGGAGTTACCTCGATGTTCATTTGGGTTGGCAATCAACTTTTTTAATTTTATTACTAATTTCTTTATGGGCCTTTTTGAGTCTTTTCTTTTCGCTGCCTGAATCTTTGCCTAGAAACAAACGTATCAAAGTGGATAGGCGGATTTTTCATGAATATAAAACGATTTTCACCAATCGTGTTTTTTTAAATTATACCCTAAGCACCGCAATGGGACTAAGTTATCTTTTTATTTTCTGCTCGATCTCACCTTATATCATTATTCAATTATTGCGTATTCCTGAGCTGAACTATGGTTATTATTTCGCTTTTATGGGAATTTCTTTTTTTGTGGGCAGTCTGCTTTCAGGGTACTTCGTAGGAAAAATTGGCATATACAAAACCGTGGTGGTTGGGTTTTTCATTTCGTTAATCGGAGGGACCATCATGGCCCTTTGGTATTTCATCACAGGATTAACCATCAACAATTTTATTTGGCCCATGTTGTTAATTGGCATTGGAGGAACATTTGGTCTTGGGGCGGGTAGCGGCGGCGCAATGGAACCTTTCGGAGATACAGCCGGCGCGGCCGCTGCTTTAAGCG includes:
- a CDS encoding archease, coding for MKRHGDQWIGKGKGETWTDKIVRGTEVKGATLTMLSVNQEKGQWQASCVVDV
- a CDS encoding archease, which encodes MPIKDINYFDHEADIGIIGFGETVEKAFINAAEALFAIMVEDLSRVKQEASVAIEFEESDLELALVTWLNLLGAQARSHNLVFGDLN
- a CDS encoding multidrug effflux MFS transporter; its protein translation is MSVPSIRKTVWTLAPMAMALALAMDVYVPAVPHMATLFHVSAGQMQLTLSLFMFTCGIVQLVIGPLSDQYGRRRVSFFSIVIFSIGSILCATAHSVPELIVYRIIQAIGAVGMMVCGFAIVRDRYHGEKSGKTYSYLNGIIAFSPMFAPFVGSYLDVHLGWQSTFLILLLISLWAFLSLFFSLPESLPRNKRIKVDRRIFHEYKTIFTNRVFLNYTLSTAMGLSYLFIFCSISPYIIIQLLRIPELNYGYYFAFMGISFFVGSLLSGYFVGKIGIYKTVVVGFFISLIGGTIMALWYFITGLTINNFIWPMLLIGIGGTFGLGAGSGGAMEPFGDTAGAAAALSGSFRFLFSAILGMVVINKNISSTLPLALPAVLFSLVGLILFLSQRKGLIIIHRK